The Verrucomicrobiota bacterium JB022 sequence GGTTTGCGGTTACGCCGAGGGCGCGCGCGTAGGGGGAGAGTTGAGCCCATGTGCGGTAGTGGCGCTCCACCTCCAGCTGGAAGTAGCGGACGAGAGTCGTGCTCTGGTGGCGGCTCTTGGACACCGGGTAAACCAGCGTGCGGATGCGGGCCGAGCGGACCAGGATCAGCCGCAGCAGGGCCCGGATCGCTTCCGCCGCGCCCGCCTGAGAGCGATCATATTCGATTTGCAACTGCTGGAAGAGGTAACGCAGTACGGGCACATCGGCCGGGGGCAGCGCCATCCAGGGGAAGCCTTCGCTGACGTAGAACACCGGCAGCTCCAGCAAAAAGCCGGTCGAAGTCTCACGCCCCTCGAAAAACTCGCGCGTAAACGAGATCGTGGTGCCGTCGAGCTGCGGCGTGGTCCGCATGGTGTGGACTTCGCCGGGGCTGACGAACAGCAAGTGGTCTCCGTCGACCTCCTGCTCGCGGAAGTCGTGCATCACCGTGCACGGCCCATGGATCAGGTTGAGCTGAAAGTAGCTGTGGTAGTGCGGTTGCAACCGTTCCGGCTCCCTCCGCAGCGACTCCTGCAGCGAGACGGCGACGAAGCCCTGCTCACGCAGGCTCGCCCCCGCATCGGCCAACAAGCCGAGGTGGGGCACCGCACGTCTGCTCGCGGAGGTTGCCATCCCCACAAGCTGTACGTTTTGTGGCGCCGACGCCAGCTTTGGCAGACGCGCAAGGCCGCTCCCCCTGATGGAGCGGCCTTGCTGTCTATGTTCTGGTTCCTGTTTGTAGGTCTCTAACTTGAGAGCAGCAGAGAGCAGGCGCGGGCTCTGTTTCAGCTTAGTTGGATGATTTGGTCATCATCCCCATTCATTCCCCAATTGGCTCTAAATTCGTTTTCATGGAGAGAGCGGTTGAGGTTCCGATGCTCCCCTCTGATTGCACGCTGAGTACCAATCCTTTTGGATTGAGCTTATCCTCTTGATAGCGAGTGGCTAAGGCTAGGGCTTCGCTCTGTGTGGCGCTGCCGATGCCTGCTGCAGGTGGGAAATATCTCCCGGCACGGGCCTGCCGCTCCTGGGGTTGCTGGGGAAGATTTCCGAACCTCTCAGGTCAGCCCCTGGTGGCGGCAAAGCTCGGCGTAGAGAGCGTTGGACTGCTGCAGCTTGCGGTGGGTGCCGATGGCGACGATGCGACCCTTGTCCATTACCACAATGCGGTCGGCATCCATGATCGTGGCGAGCCGGTGGGCGACGGTGATCGAGGTGCGCCCCTTGAGCAGGCGCTGCATGGCGTCCTTGATCCGGTGCTCCGAGGCGGCATCGAGCGCGCTGGTGGGCTCGTCGAGCAGGAGCAAGGGCGGGTCTTTGAGGAAGGTGCGGGCAATGGCCAGCCGCTGCTTTTGCCCGCCGGAGAGCTTGGCCCCGCGCTCACCCAGCACGGATTCGAGGCCGCGCGGCAAATCGCGCACAAAGTCGGCGGCGTTGGCTGCCTCCAATGCCTTCCACATTTGCTCAGGGGACGCATCGGGGCGGGCGAGTCGCAGGTTGTCGGCGATGGTGCCGGCAAAGAACAGGCTCTCCTGCATCACCAGCCCCAGACGGGCGCGCAAGTCGCTCTGGAGTGCGTGGCGGATGTCGAGGCCGTCGATCAGCACCGCCCCGCTGTCGGGGTCGTAAAACCGCATCAGTAGCTGGATGAGGGTGCTTTTGCCTGCGCCGCTGGGGCCGACCAAGGCCACGTTTTCGCCCGGCGCGATCTGGAGATTCACATCGTGCAGCACGGGGCCTTCTTCCTCCTCCGCCACGGGGTAGCGAAAGTGGATCCCGCGAAATTCCACCGCGCCGCGCACCGGGCTGGGGAAGGCCTGTGGGGCGTCTGGGTCTTTGACCAACGGGCTTTCAGCAAAGAAGGCGAGCAGGCGGTCGACGGCCGCCGTCGCGCTCATCAGCACGGCAAACGACATCACCAGCCCCTGCACGACCCCCGCCAGTTGCATCCAGTAGCCCCAGAACGCCACCAGATCGCCGCTCTTCAGCGTGCCCTGCACGATCAGGTAGGTGCCGAAAAACAGGATCACGAACGGTGCGCCAAACTTGGTAAAAGTCTGCATCCCATCGGTAAAGACGTGCTGATACCACGTCACTTTCTCGCGCCGCTTCAGCAGGCTGTCCGACTTTTGGCGCACGCGGTCTTCGGCATGGTCTTCCCGCGAAAATGCCTTTACCAGGCCCACGAGCCCCACGTATTCGGTGATGGTGGCGGAGGCCTCGCCCGAAGCGTCGCGCACGCTGCGGTTCCAACGGCGCAGGCGGGGCATGGCCAGCACGCTTGCGTAGGCCACGACCAACAGCATCAGCAGGCACACGAGCGCCAGCCGCCAGTCGATTGCAAACATGAAGATGAGCGACGAGATGAGCAGGGGCGGGCACCAGATGATGGCCGCGAAGGGCCCGATCGCCTGCGACACGCTGTCGAGGTCGCCATTGAGCCGCGCATTGATCTCGCCCACCTGATAGCGGTGAAAAAAGTCGACCGAGAGCCCCTGGATGTGCCGGTAGAGCTCGACCTGCAGGTTACGGCAAAAGCGCATTGCCGCGAGGTTGAACAGCACATGGAAGAAATAGGCGCTAGGCAGGAATACGCATATGATGGCGACCCCCGCCCACACCGTCGGCCAAAGGTCGTGGGCGACAAAAGCCGACGCGTCGGTCTCGACCCCGTTGAGCACTCGCCGGAAGAAAAGCGGGATGGAGGAGTGCCCCAGTGCATCGACCAAGCCGAGCAGTGCCCCGGCTACGAAGATGTGCCGACTCCCGGCCATGAAGCGGCTCAGGTTGCGCCACGAGGTACGGACATGCGTAGGAGCAGACATACGAGAGCGATCGGAACGACTGTCTTCGATAGAACATCGGGCAGGCCCTGTCCATCCCGCTCTGGTGTATGGCCGGTTATTCCAAGCTTTTGCCGATGATTCGGAAGTATGGCTGCAATAAACTTTGATTAATCAAAATTGACAATTTGAAAACTGTACGAATCCCTTTCGAGGCATTCCGGTTCGTGCCGAGCCGGGCGTGCTTTTCGAAATATGACGATCCGACACCGCCTCTTTTCCTCTCTGCTCACGCTGCCGCTGCCGTTGCTGGCTCAGGACACCGCGCCTGCCGACCGATTCTTCGAGCTCGACCCGCAAGTGGTCACGGGCACCCGCACGGTGCACCGCCTCAGCGAGTCGCCCGTGCGCACCGAAGTCGTGCTGCCGCACCAGCTCCAGTTGGCGGGGGCCTGCAATTTTGGCGACGCCATCGAGCTACTGCCGGGCGTGCGCGTCGAAAACAACTGCCAGAATTGCGGCACCTCCGACGTGCTGCTGCTCGGTCTCGAAGGCAAATACGCTGCCGTGCTCTTCGACGGATTGCCGCTCTACTCCGGGCTGGCCTCGGTCTACGGGCTCGACCAGATCCCCGCCGTCTTCATCGACCGCATCGAAGTAGTGAAGGGCGGGGGCTCGGCGGTTTACGGCAGCGGCGCAGTAGGTGGCGTGGTCAACATCATCGGCCACCGCGCAGTCGATACCGGCGGCCTGATTGAGCTGCGCTACGACAGCGTCAAAGGCGAGCCGGGCACGCAGGTCAGCGCATTGGGCGACTACCTGAGCGACGATGGCCGCCTTGCGTTCAGCGCATACGGGCAGGCGCTACGGCAGGATCCGGTGGACCTCAACGGCGACGGCTTCAGCGACTTGACCAAACGCGACCTGCAAGTCTTCGGCTTCCGTGCCTCGCAAGAGCTGGGGCAGGGCACCCTGCAGCTCGATTACAACCGCACGAGCGAGTTCCGGCGCGGTGGCAACAAATTCGACCTGCCCGACAACCTCGCCGACATCTCCGAACGCGTCGATACCTCCCGCGACGCGGGCACTATCGCCTGGCAGGCCACCGTTGACTCCGACCTTTCTTATCACGCAGCCGCGGGCTTCTCTTATATCGACCGCGAGACCTTTTACGGCGGGCTCTTCGGCAACGCCGCCAACGCGCCGCTCGTGCCGGAGTCGACCCCCGGCGCGGGCGACAACGACCAGCTCTTCCTCGACCGCGGCTACCAGACCTACGGCCAAGTGGCGCAAGACCAGTTCGGCTTTACCCAAAACTGGGTCTACCACGCCGAGGCGCAGGTCGACTACGGCTGGGGCGAGCACCTGACCAGCTTGGGCCTGCAATACAGCTATGAGAAGATCGACGACATCGTGCCGGTCAGCACCTTTGTGGTCGATTACCCCGTGGCACCCGAAATCGCCGATGGCAACACGGTGGGTGTGTTTGTCCAGGACGACTGGCATTTCTCCGAGGGCTGGGAACTGGTGCTGGGCCTGCGGGCTGATAAGAGTTCCGAACTCGACCAGGCCATTCTGTCGCCCCGCGTCAACCTGCGCTGGGAGGCGAGCAACGAATGGGTCTTCCGGGCGGCCTTTGGCACCGGCTACCGCGCGCCGGAGTTTTTCGACGAAGACCTGCACATCGAGTTGATCGCGGGCGAGCGAGCCCAGACCCGACAAGCCGAAGATCTCAAGGAAGAGCGTTCCTACAGCGGCCTGCTCAGCGCCGTCTGGAATCCCGCCAT is a genomic window containing:
- a CDS encoding helix-turn-helix domain-containing protein produces the protein MATSASRRAVPHLGLLADAGASLREQGFVAVSLQESLRREPERLQPHYHSYFQLNLIHGPCTVMHDFREQEVDGDHLLFVSPGEVHTMRTTPQLDGTTISFTREFFEGRETSTGFLLELPVFYVSEGFPWMALPPADVPVLRYLFQQLQIEYDRSQAGAAEAIRALLRLILVRSARIRTLVYPVSKSRHQSTTLVRYFQLEVERHYRTWAQLSPYARALGVTANHLNDVVAEVTGQPAGEHLRQRKLLEAKRLLLHSELTAAEIAYELGFKDPSYFGRFFRRYESCSPSRFREQIREKYHFGTQ
- a CDS encoding TonB-dependent receptor produces the protein MTIRHRLFSSLLTLPLPLLAQDTAPADRFFELDPQVVTGTRTVHRLSESPVRTEVVLPHQLQLAGACNFGDAIELLPGVRVENNCQNCGTSDVLLLGLEGKYAAVLFDGLPLYSGLASVYGLDQIPAVFIDRIEVVKGGGSAVYGSGAVGGVVNIIGHRAVDTGGLIELRYDSVKGEPGTQVSALGDYLSDDGRLAFSAYGQALRQDPVDLNGDGFSDLTKRDLQVFGFRASQELGQGTLQLDYNRTSEFRRGGNKFDLPDNLADISERVDTSRDAGTIAWQATVDSDLSYHAAAGFSYIDRETFYGGLFGNAANAPLVPESTPGAGDNDQLFLDRGYQTYGQVAQDQFGFTQNWVYHAEAQVDYGWGEHLTSLGLQYSYEKIDDIVPVSTFVVDYPVAPEIADGNTVGVFVQDDWHFSEGWELVLGLRADKSSELDQAILSPRVNLRWEASNEWVFRAAFGTGYRAPEFFDEDLHIELIAGERAQTRQAEDLKEERSYSGLLSAVWNPAIAAGRLTVEANAFYTALDGTFTTSEIQTDPSSGEAFRLRYNGPDAEVGGLEFNVGALPLENLRVDLGYVFQFARYKDDVVLFDDGAGHVVTEDDFLETPTHYGVIQLTYTNPAAVDVAVSAIYTGSMKQINERTGILNDETDRFLVWNASLSRTFNWQGYPALTLTAGVKNLFDERQGDLETGVDRDPYYLYGPRTPRTWYISGRLNF
- a CDS encoding ABC transporter ATP-binding protein gives rise to the protein MSAPTHVRTSWRNLSRFMAGSRHIFVAGALLGLVDALGHSSIPLFFRRVLNGVETDASAFVAHDLWPTVWAGVAIICVFLPSAYFFHVLFNLAAMRFCRNLQVELYRHIQGLSVDFFHRYQVGEINARLNGDLDSVSQAIGPFAAIIWCPPLLISSLIFMFAIDWRLALVCLLMLLVVAYASVLAMPRLRRWNRSVRDASGEASATITEYVGLVGLVKAFSREDHAEDRVRQKSDSLLKRREKVTWYQHVFTDGMQTFTKFGAPFVILFFGTYLIVQGTLKSGDLVAFWGYWMQLAGVVQGLVMSFAVLMSATAAVDRLLAFFAESPLVKDPDAPQAFPSPVRGAVEFRGIHFRYPVAEEEEGPVLHDVNLQIAPGENVALVGPSGAGKSTLIQLLMRFYDPDSGAVLIDGLDIRHALQSDLRARLGLVMQESLFFAGTIADNLRLARPDASPEQMWKALEAANAADFVRDLPRGLESVLGERGAKLSGGQKQRLAIARTFLKDPPLLLLDEPTSALDAASEHRIKDAMQRLLKGRTSITVAHRLATIMDADRIVVMDKGRIVAIGTHRKLQQSNALYAELCRHQGLT